The Acetivibrio cellulolyticus CD2 genome segment AAATGCGCAATAATGTTAACAGGATAGTAAACTGTGAAACCGCAAACCTGCAAAAGACGGTAGATGCGTCTATAAGGCAGGTAGATAATATCAAATATATAAGAGACAACCTAGGCTTTGATAATTTGCCTGAAAACCTTAGACAAATAGCTGAGTTAAGGCTTGAATATAGTGATGCAAGCCTTAAAGAGTTGGGTGAGATGTTAAGTCCACCATTAGGTAAATCGGGAGTTAATCACAGGCTTAGAAAGCTAGATGAGATTGCAGAAAATACTAGATCAATGAAAGGAGAGTTATGATTGGTTGAGAAGACTATTGAAATAACTAATCCAACAGGGTTACATGCAAGACCTGCTGCTTTGTTTGTTCAGACTGCTGGTAAATTTACTTCAAATATATGGATTAAGATTGGTCATAAGAAAGTAAATGCCAAAAGTATAATGGGACTCATATCTCTAGCAGTATCTAAGGGAACTGAAATAGTTATTGTAGCAGAAGGGGAAGATGAAGAACTTGCTGTAAGTGAGATTGTTGACCTGATTACAGCTGGTTTTGGAGAATAAAATTCAAGGTTATGATGGAGAACGCTTTAATACATAAAAATTTAGCTTATATTATGACAGGGTTGTTTTAATTAACGACCCTGTCGTTTTTTTGTGTAATTTGCCAGGCAAATGTTCAAAAATCGAATGGGGTCTAAATGCGCTGAGATTTTTGTTAGAAAAAATTTTTTTGCATATTACAAAACATTACATTATTTTTTGAAGGAGAAGTTTGGGAAATAAAGAATGAACATAATTACAACACAGGTGGAGGGGATAAAAATTGAAAGTAAAAATTTCTTACAAGGGAAGCACGTTAATCGCAGGCGTTATGGGTGAACTTGATCACCACTCGGCAGAGTATATCAGGGAGAAGATTGATTCTGAACTGATTAAAGCTACAACAAAAAATGTGATATTCGACTTTTCAAAGGTAACATTTATGGATAGTTCTGGAATTGGTGTAATAATGGGAAGATTTAAAAATGTCCAGAAGCTAAACGGTAAATTGTCAGTTGCTAATGTTAGTGATCAATTGATGCGAATTTTTGAGATGTCGGGATTACTTAAAATTATACCCGCTTATGATAATATAGATGTAGCTATTAATAAAATGTAAAGGGGAATAAAAATGCAACCTATAAATCAAATGAAATTGGAGTTTTCAAGCAAATCGAGCAATGAAGCTTTCGCAAGGGTTGTAGCAGCAGCTTTTGTATCTCAGATTGATCCTACTTTAGAAGAACTCGCAGATGTTAAGACAGCCGTTTCAGAAGCTGTAACCAATGCAATTATACATGGTTATGAAAATTCAAACGGATTGGTGAGAATGGAATGCGTTTTATATAGGGATGGTGTAGAAATATTTGTTGAAGATGAGGGACAGGGTATATCAGATGTTACCTTAGCAATGCAGCCAATGTATACGTCAAAACCTGAGATGGAAAGGTCCGGTATGGGCTTTACAGTAATGGAAAGCTTCATGGATAGGGTGGAAGTTGTATCTGAAGTTGGTAAAGGTACTAGAGTGTCAATGTATAAGAAGTTTACTTCTTTAGATAAACAATCTTAAAGGAAAATAAAAGCTTTGGGGCATTTAGCATACTTATTTATATGTGTATATGGATAAAGTTAGAAAAAAATCAATAATTTGAATGATTTGATGTATAGATACTAGCATAGCGGTAATAATTTGTACATGGAGTACATTTTTTTGTATGTAAGCTGCACTAGAGGTATTATATAAAGCATTATGCAATTTATAAACAGATGAACGTCATTTTACAATATTTGAATTTAGTAATATTAATTGAATACTGTAAAATGTAGCTTGAAAAAACTAATGCGGTTATAGGAGTTAATATGGATGAATTATTTGATATGGAAACTCTGGAATTAATAAAAAAGGCCAAATCAGGGGATAAACAAGCTCAGTCTATATTGGTGGAAAGAAATGTGGGTCTTGTTTGGAGTATAGTTAAAAGATTTCAAAACAGAGGATATGAAACTGATGATATATACCAGATAGGATGTATTGGCCTTATTAAGGCTATAAAGAAATTTGACGATTCTTTTGATGTCAAATTTTCTACTTATGCAGTGCCTATGATTATTGGAGAAATAAAAAGGTTTATAAGGGACGATGGAATTATTAAGGTTAGCCGTTCATTAAAAGAGCTATCTAATAAAATAAGGGTTACAAAAGAGATTATGATGAAAGAATTGGGGCGGGAGCCATCGATAAGTGAGATTTCTTTACGCATGGATGTTGCTGCAGAAGAATTAGTAATGGCGATGGAAGCTAATTGCTCGCCGGAATCTTTGTATAATACTGTGGGCGATAGTGACACATCTACTGTTCTTTTAATAGATAAATTGAATAATGAGAGCAATGATGAAGAAGTGGATCTTGTTGATAAAATTGACTTAAGACTGGTTCTTAATACACTTAAACCACGAGAAAAGCAGATAATTATACTGAGGTATTTTAAAGAAAAAACACAGGTTCAAATTGCAAAAATGCTTGGAATATCGCAGGTTCAGGTATCGAGAATTGAAAAGAAAATTTTGGATGAAATCAAGAAAAAAATTAAATACATGTAGATTAAACCTATTTTAAGTAATATTAAACAATATGTTTTTGCATATTGTTTTTTTATTTTTCCAATACTAATTTCATAATGAGTAATTGCTTGAAATATTATCAAGTATTGTTTTGGAAAGGGGTGGAATTAATTATGATAGGCGTATTGGAAAGACACAAGGGTTTAATTTTGTTTATTAGTTTGGTTATAATTTCTTTGTTTTTGTTAATTGTTTACTTGATGCCAAAATCAAGTAAAATTCCCTCAAAAGGAGTTTTTGTTTTAGAAACCAAGTATCATTTAATATTTGATGGAGGTATAAATGCAGAAGACTTTAACTAAGAAGGAATATCAGAAGTATGTAGATGATAAAACCCCTAATTCCAAAACCGTTAGAAATGTGATTAGAGCATTTATTGTTGGTGGATTTATCTGTATAGTAGGCCAGTTTATAACAAATATTCTTAAAGCAAAAGGCTTTGGACAGGATGAAACAGCAAGCCTAACGTCTATATTGATGATTTTTTTGGGAGCACTATTAACAGGATTAAATGTCTACGATGATATAGGACGTTTTGCCGGAGGTGGTTCAATAGTACCTATAACAGGTTTTGCAAATTCCATAGTATCTCCTGCAATGGAGTTTAAAAGCGAGGGATATATACTTGGTGTTGGAGGCAAAATGTTTGTTATTGCTGGACCCGTATTGGTATATGGAATTTCTACAGCGGTAATTGCAGGAATAATTCATTTTATGCTGAGTTGAGGAGTATTTTATGGCAACTAAAAGAATTGGAAAACAGACAGTAAAACTACAGAACCCTCCAAGCATTATTTCAACGGCATCTATTGTTGGTCCGAAAGAAGGGGAGGGACCGCTTAGGCTTTATTTTGATGAAATTATAGATGACGAGCTTTGGGGTGAGAAAAGTTGGGAGAAAGCGGAGAGTAAGTTAATGAGGGAGACTTTTGCCAAGGCATTAAAAAAGGCAGATAAAGCAGCAGGCGATATGGATTACATTGTTGCTGGGGATTTGCTTAATCAATGTATAGCAGCTAATTTTGGTCTTCGTGAATCGGGAGTTCCAATTTTTTGTGTTTACGGTGCCTGCTCAACGATGGCTGAATCCTTGAGTTTAGGGTCTATGCTGATCGATGGCGCTTATGCAAATAATGTTGTGTGTCTTACCTCAAGCCATTTTTGTTCTGCAGAAAAGCAGTTCAGATTTCCGTTGGAATTGGGAACACAGCGGCCTCCTTCTGCTCAATGGACAGTTACGGGTTCGGGAGGGGTAGTGCTTTCCAACAAAGGAGGCGGTCCATATATTACACATGTTACGACCGGAAAAATTGTTGATATGGGTATAAAGGATGTAAATAATATGGGAGCGGCTATGGCTCCTTCTGCTATGGATACAATTGTTACACATTTTAGGGATACAGGATTTACTCCGGAAAGCTATGACTTAATTGTTACTGGAGATCTTGGGGCGATTGGAAAAGAAATATGCAATGAGCTTACTAAAGAGCAGGGCTACAATATCAGTAATATATATAATGACTGTGGAGTAATGATATTTGACCGTGAAAGGCAGGATGCACATGCAGGTGGAAGCGGATGTGGGTGTTCTGCAACAGTATTTGCCGGCTTTATTTACAAAAAGCTTATGGAAGGCGTTATTAATAACGTTCTATTTGTAGCTACAGGTGCGCTGCTTAGTACTACAAGCTCACAGCAAGGAGAATCAATACCTTCAGTAGCTCATGCAATAAGCATTTCTAATTTTATACAATAATTTTGAAAACCGGGTGATGAGAATGGGCGGAAATATATGGACTTATATAAATGCTTTTATAGTTGGAGGCGTTATTTGTTCTGCAGGGCAAATACTTATTGACAAGACCAAGCTTACAACAGCAAGGATACTTGTAATATTTGTGACGGCGGGTGCGATTTTGGGGTCACTTGGGGTGTATCAAAAATTGGTTGAGATAGGTGGTGCAGGGGCAACAGTACCTTTAACAGGGTTTGGCTATAACCTTGTCAAGGGTACGTTTAGGGATGTAGAAAGCATAGGGCTTTTAGGCGCATTTACCGGTGGGGTAAAAGCGGCAGCAGCAGGTATAACTGCAGCTATATTTTTTGGGTATCTTACATCCGTTGCATTTAATCCAAAAGCGAAAAGGTAGATTGATTTGGGAGTTGATAACATGGAAAAAAGAAAGGTTATACTGGTCACTGATGGTGATCCAGTTGCAAGGAGTGCAGTTGAACTGGCAACTTCAAATGTAGGAGGAAGATGTATTTCAGCCTCTGCAGGCAATCCGACTGTTTTGTCTGGAGAAGAAATCTTAAATCTTATAAAAACTGCTCCTCACGATCCTGTTGTTGTTATGGTTGATGACAGGGGTACTAAGGGTAAAGGTGAGGGTGAGATGGCTATGGAGACGATTATCAGCGATGACAGCGTTGATGTTTTAGGTGTAGTGGCAGTTTCTTCAAACGGTAAGGAGTGTAAGGGGATACCGATAACCTGTTCAATAACAAAAGAAGGAAAAATTATAGAAACCGGAGTGGATAAATACGGTAATGATATTCAAGGCGAAAAAATATGCGGAGATACCTTGAGTATATTAAAAGACATGAAAGATCTTGTTATAGTGGGAATTGGGGACCCGGGAAAAATGGAATCAACTGATGAAATTACCAAAGGTTCACCAATAACTACGATGGCATTGCGAGAAATCTTGAAAAGAAATGGGATGTCCTAATAAAAATCGTAAGTTAAAAAAATTTCATATATGGCATAATCAAGGGGCAGGAGTAATTCCTACCCCTTGTACTAGTGGAATATAGATATTTTTTGATGTTCATGTAAAGTATTCTATTCTTGAATCAGGAAAATTATTATTTATCAACTGGGAAATATAATCTTTTACTTCATCGGAAGTTTCTTTGGGATAAACATATTTATATCTGCCATACATTCCCCATTTTATAGCTCTTTTAGATTCTTCCATATCGAGTTTGGTATTTGGAAACCTGTTTAAAATAACATTTTTGGCCGTGGAAGTAAATCTATGTTGAATAAGCTCAAATGTAATAGGTTCTTTAATATTTTTTAGATCTAATCTTTTTGCCAGCGCCTCAAATAGTTCTTTGTATTGATCCTTCCAGCCGTCATAAACCATAAGGGGAGCCACAATAAAGCCTAGTGGATAGCCGGCATTTGCAATTTTTGATGCAGCTTCAATCCGTTCAGTAATATTTGCTGTATTGTGCTCGAAAGTATCAATTACATACCTGGAATTTATACTAAACCTGAAGCGTGTATGACTATTATGTTTGAGGTCTAGCAACGAATCTACATTGTCAAACTTTGTAACTACTCTTAACCTGCCATTGTTAAGGCTTCCGAAAAATTCGATTGTTTTTGCCAGGCTTCCTGTGATGTGTTCAATCGCAAGAGGATCGCCTGCACTTGCAACTTCAAAGGTAGTTACATTACCACTATTTTTATCTATATACTTCTTAATTGAATTAAAAATATCGTCAATATTTACATAAGCTCTCAGGTAGGGCTTGAACGATTGAGTTGTATGAAGGTAGCAGTATTCACAATTTCCAGGACAGTTGGTAACAAGTGAAAATTCATAATCTGCTGAAGGCTTGCATATGTCAAGATTAAGTGCTTTTTTTGTAGTAATTACCAGAGTTTTCTTAGCATGTGCATATTTATGATTTTCAGTTTCGCCAGGGATTGATTGGAGCACTTTTTGAATAGGAGCTTTAATAATCTCTATATCTCTTGCAGAAAAGTACTCTAAGAGTTTTTGACCTAGTGGATATTTTAGAGATGTCGGTTCAAAAAATACTCTTTCCGGGGAAAATAGCTTCATTATAAATACATCCTTCCCAAATTGATGTAATGTTATTTTATTAGGATTCGCCGAAGTTTTATTTTCAGCATTTCTTAGTATTATTCCTAAGAGTTAATAATATTATTCCTAATAAAAGACCGGTTTGTGAAAAGCTGTGGAAATATGGCAAATATGGTACAATTGTTATGACGTATTTATTATAAAAATATTGTGAAAAATGTATACTAAAAAGAAGGATTTTAGAAACTATCTATAGAATTATAAAAATGACATACTTATTTCTGCGTGTTTTTGTATGTTAAACAGTCAATTTGCTTTCTTACATCTTAGATAGTTTTTAATTAAGAATACTTGTTTATCATGCTTATCAAGTAAATGCTTGTATGTCTTTAAAATTTCTTTAAGCAGTACAAAATTGGTGGTTATTTTCAGATAAATGTTAAACACCTGGTTTTAAATATTTTTTATTCTGCAATTCAGTATATGTAGAGAAGGTGGTATCAGTTTATGAATGTTGAATATATAAATCCATTCATAGAAGCGAGTCAAACGGTTTTAAAACAGGCAGCAAATATAGATGC includes the following:
- a CDS encoding HPr family phosphocarrier protein — protein: MVEKTIEITNPTGLHARPAALFVQTAGKFTSNIWIKIGHKKVNAKSIMGLISLAVSKGTEIVIVAEGEDEELAVSEIVDLITAGFGE
- the spoIIAA gene encoding anti-sigma F factor antagonist, producing MKVKISYKGSTLIAGVMGELDHHSAEYIREKIDSELIKATTKNVIFDFSKVTFMDSSGIGVIMGRFKNVQKLNGKLSVANVSDQLMRIFEMSGLLKIIPAYDNIDVAINKM
- the spoIIAB gene encoding anti-sigma F factor yields the protein MQPINQMKLEFSSKSSNEAFARVVAAAFVSQIDPTLEELADVKTAVSEAVTNAIIHGYENSNGLVRMECVLYRDGVEIFVEDEGQGISDVTLAMQPMYTSKPEMERSGMGFTVMESFMDRVEVVSEVGKGTRVSMYKKFTSLDKQS
- the sigF gene encoding RNA polymerase sporulation sigma factor SigF → MDELFDMETLELIKKAKSGDKQAQSILVERNVGLVWSIVKRFQNRGYETDDIYQIGCIGLIKAIKKFDDSFDVKFSTYAVPMIIGEIKRFIRDDGIIKVSRSLKELSNKIRVTKEIMMKELGREPSISEISLRMDVAAEELVMAMEANCSPESLYNTVGDSDTSTVLLIDKLNNESNDEEVDLVDKIDLRLVLNTLKPREKQIIILRYFKEKTQVQIAKMLGISQVQVSRIEKKILDEIKKKIKYM
- the spoVAC gene encoding stage V sporulation protein AC, whose protein sequence is MQKTLTKKEYQKYVDDKTPNSKTVRNVIRAFIVGGFICIVGQFITNILKAKGFGQDETASLTSILMIFLGALLTGLNVYDDIGRFAGGGSIVPITGFANSIVSPAMEFKSEGYILGVGGKMFVIAGPVLVYGISTAVIAGIIHFMLS
- the spoVAD gene encoding stage V sporulation protein AD — its product is MATKRIGKQTVKLQNPPSIISTASIVGPKEGEGPLRLYFDEIIDDELWGEKSWEKAESKLMRETFAKALKKADKAAGDMDYIVAGDLLNQCIAANFGLRESGVPIFCVYGACSTMAESLSLGSMLIDGAYANNVVCLTSSHFCSAEKQFRFPLELGTQRPPSAQWTVTGSGGVVLSNKGGGPYITHVTTGKIVDMGIKDVNNMGAAMAPSAMDTIVTHFRDTGFTPESYDLIVTGDLGAIGKEICNELTKEQGYNISNIYNDCGVMIFDRERQDAHAGGSGCGCSATVFAGFIYKKLMEGVINNVLFVATGALLSTTSSQQGESIPSVAHAISISNFIQ
- the spoVAE gene encoding stage V sporulation protein AE: MGGNIWTYINAFIVGGVICSAGQILIDKTKLTTARILVIFVTAGAILGSLGVYQKLVEIGGAGATVPLTGFGYNLVKGTFRDVESIGLLGAFTGGVKAAAAGITAAIFFGYLTSVAFNPKAKR
- a CDS encoding stage V sporulation protein AE — encoded protein: MEKRKVILVTDGDPVARSAVELATSNVGGRCISASAGNPTVLSGEEILNLIKTAPHDPVVVMVDDRGTKGKGEGEMAMETIISDDSVDVLGVVAVSSNGKECKGIPITCSITKEGKIIETGVDKYGNDIQGEKICGDTLSILKDMKDLVIVGIGDPGKMESTDEITKGSPITTMALREILKRNGMS
- the splB gene encoding spore photoproduct lyase; the protein is MKLFSPERVFFEPTSLKYPLGQKLLEYFSARDIEIIKAPIQKVLQSIPGETENHKYAHAKKTLVITTKKALNLDICKPSADYEFSLVTNCPGNCEYCYLHTTQSFKPYLRAYVNIDDIFNSIKKYIDKNSGNVTTFEVASAGDPLAIEHITGSLAKTIEFFGSLNNGRLRVVTKFDNVDSLLDLKHNSHTRFRFSINSRYVIDTFEHNTANITERIEAASKIANAGYPLGFIVAPLMVYDGWKDQYKELFEALAKRLDLKNIKEPITFELIQHRFTSTAKNVILNRFPNTKLDMEESKRAIKWGMYGRYKYVYPKETSDEVKDYISQLINNNFPDSRIEYFT